In Spirosoma aureum, a single genomic region encodes these proteins:
- the murG gene encoding undecaprenyldiphospho-muramoylpentapeptide beta-N-acetylglucosaminyltransferase, translated as MRIIISGGGTGGHIYPAIAIANELKAIDPATEILFVGAEGKMEMEKVPRAGYKIVGLPVVGIKRELTLANLAFPFKLGQSFLRAQQIVRDFRPDAAVGVGGYASGPLLLAASMKGIPTLIQEQNSYAGLTNKALARWAKRICVAYPGMDAFFPADKIKLTGNPVRSDIQYADQQIDAGRILFSLESTRPTLLVIGGSQGARTLNESLEAGLQRFVDAGVQVVWQTGPAFIERARTAIAATGSPLIKAYDFIYEMDKAYAIADAVVSRAGALSVSELCLVGRPAILVPLPTAAEDHQTKNAMSLVEQNAALLVNDRTARGELITAALNLLNNPVQRQQLSTEIKTLAKPNAARDIAEEVIKLTK; from the coding sequence ATGAGAATAATTATCAGCGGGGGCGGAACAGGCGGACACATTTATCCGGCTATTGCCATTGCCAACGAATTGAAAGCAATAGATCCCGCTACCGAGATTTTGTTTGTAGGAGCCGAAGGGAAGATGGAGATGGAGAAAGTTCCACGAGCCGGCTATAAGATCGTAGGCTTACCTGTTGTCGGTATCAAGCGTGAACTGACGCTGGCTAACCTGGCTTTCCCGTTCAAGCTAGGCCAGAGTTTCCTGCGTGCGCAGCAAATCGTCCGCGATTTTCGCCCCGATGCAGCTGTTGGTGTTGGTGGCTATGCCAGCGGCCCTTTACTACTGGCGGCATCAATGAAAGGAATTCCAACGCTTATTCAGGAGCAGAATTCCTATGCAGGGCTAACCAACAAAGCACTGGCACGGTGGGCAAAACGAATTTGCGTTGCCTATCCGGGTATGGATGCTTTTTTTCCGGCTGACAAAATTAAATTGACTGGTAATCCGGTGCGTAGCGATATTCAATATGCCGACCAGCAAATCGATGCCGGACGTATATTATTTAGCCTGGAATCTACCCGACCAACACTGTTGGTTATCGGCGGTAGCCAGGGCGCGCGAACCCTAAATGAAAGTCTGGAAGCAGGTCTTCAGCGATTTGTTGATGCAGGTGTTCAGGTCGTTTGGCAAACAGGTCCTGCTTTCATCGAACGGGCACGAACGGCCATTGCAGCCACCGGATCGCCACTGATCAAAGCCTACGATTTTATTTATGAGATGGATAAAGCCTACGCCATTGCTGATGCGGTGGTGTCAAGAGCGGGTGCATTGTCTGTATCAGAACTTTGTTTGGTAGGCAGACCGGCTATTCTGGTACCTTTGCCCACGGCTGCTGAAGACCACCAGACAAAAAACGCAATGAGTCTGGTGGAACAGAATGCGGCCTTACTGGTCAATGACCGCACTGCTCGCGGAGAACTCATAACGGCAGCCTTGAATTTATTGAACAATCCAGTGCAACGGCAACAACTAAGTACAGAAATTAAGACACTGGCTAAACCAAATGCTGCCCGTGACATTGCAGAAGAAGTAATAAAACTTACCAAATAA
- a CDS encoding FtsW/RodA/SpoVE family cell cycle protein: MALRDWIRTHLKGDRQIWWIVLYLSIMSVLVVYSATGTKAFRELDGNTEIFLLKHGSLLMLGLVCTYFAHRINYIYYARLAKFGLWLSIPLLLWAFFKGSALNDASRWVTIPIINQTFQPSDLAKLALISSLAAMLAKRQRFMSDPSVLINMIFWIALICSLIVLSNTSTALLLGATCFLLMYIGRVPVRYLAIMVGACIVFGGIGLYLGQRFGTATNRIKSFMDSDTVLYQVEQSYIALANGGLTGQGPGNSHQRNTLPNPFSDFIYAIIVEEYGLLLGGIPVVLAYIWFLWRGIKAIQKTTRPFGGLLSAGLTFSIVFQAFASICVAIGLAPVTGQPLPLLSMGGTSLIFTGLAIGIVLSVSRDEADESKI; encoded by the coding sequence ATGGCCCTTCGCGACTGGATTCGAACTCATCTTAAAGGCGACCGCCAAATCTGGTGGATTGTCCTCTATTTATCCATTATGAGCGTGCTGGTTGTGTATAGCGCAACCGGCACAAAGGCATTCCGGGAGTTAGACGGTAATACCGAGATTTTTTTGCTTAAACACGGATCTCTCTTAATGCTGGGCCTGGTTTGTACCTATTTCGCTCACCGGATCAACTACATTTATTATGCCCGGTTGGCTAAATTTGGGTTGTGGTTATCTATCCCATTGCTTCTATGGGCGTTCTTCAAAGGATCGGCCCTGAATGATGCGTCGCGTTGGGTTACAATTCCCATTATTAACCAGACCTTTCAGCCATCAGATTTGGCGAAACTGGCTCTGATCTCTAGTCTTGCGGCCATGCTGGCAAAGCGGCAGCGGTTCATGAGCGATCCCAGTGTGTTGATCAACATGATTTTCTGGATTGCGCTTATTTGCTCGTTAATCGTACTCTCTAATACATCAACAGCCCTCTTATTAGGCGCAACCTGCTTTCTGCTCATGTATATCGGTCGGGTTCCGGTTCGGTACCTGGCTATCATGGTAGGGGCCTGCATTGTATTTGGTGGAATCGGATTATACCTGGGGCAACGGTTTGGAACAGCTACAAACCGGATTAAAAGCTTTATGGATTCCGATACTGTACTCTATCAGGTCGAACAATCTTACATCGCGCTCGCCAATGGTGGGCTAACAGGCCAGGGCCCCGGTAACAGCCACCAGCGAAACACGCTGCCAAACCCCTTCTCCGACTTTATTTATGCCATTATCGTTGAAGAGTATGGCCTCTTGCTGGGAGGTATTCCAGTTGTGCTGGCGTATATCTGGTTTCTCTGGCGAGGCATTAAAGCAATTCAAAAAACAACGCGACCGTTTGGCGGACTTCTGTCCGCAGGCTTAACGTTCAGTATTGTTTTTCAGGCCTTTGCCAGTATATGTGTTGCCATTGGTCTAGCCCCCGTAACAGGTCAGCCGTTACCCTTACTCAGTATGGGAGGTACCTCCTTGATATTTACTGGCCTAGCCATTGGCATTGTGTTGAGCGTCAGCCGCGATGAAGCCGATGAAAGTAAAATATAA